One Vigna unguiculata cultivar IT97K-499-35 chromosome 7, ASM411807v1, whole genome shotgun sequence genomic region harbors:
- the LOC114189461 gene encoding gibberellin 2-beta-dioxygenase 2-like: protein MPPFCNQKSTTLSGVIPVLYIQPIHIYSSWIKITHRHIIAMVAPCPTSMMVRSKKTKGMGVPTIDLSLERSKLSEIVVKACEEYGFFKVVKHSVAKEVISRLEEEGTAFFSKSSSEKRQAGPANPFGYGCRNIGPNGDMGHLEYLLLHTNPLSVSERSQTIANDPTKFSCAVNDYIEAAKGLTCEILDLVAEGLWVQDKFLLSNLIKDVHSDSLLRINQYPPVSLNGNKNRDTSKLEPHHLHNQNNNNNNNNTTNNIGFGEHSDPQILTIMRSNNVDGLQISTHDGLWIPVPPDPNHFFVMVGDALQVLTNGRFRSVRHRVLTNATKARMSMMYFAAPPLNWWITPLPKMVTPHNPTLYKPFTWAQYKQAAYSLRLGDTRLDLFKIQRQQDTHLASASP from the exons ATGCCACCTTTCTGCAACCAAAAATCCACAACCCTCTCCGGAGTTATACCAGTTCTCTATATACAACCCATTCACATATATTCCTCGTGGATCAAAATAACACACAGACATATTATAGCAATGGTTGCGCCTTGTCCAACTTCCATGATGGTAAGAAGCAAGAAAACAAAGGGTATGGGAGTTCCGACGATCGACCTTTCATTGGAGAGGTCGAAGCTGTCGGAAATAGTGGTGAAAGCATGTGAAGAATATGGTTTCTTCAAGGTGGTGAAGCACAGTGTGGCGAAGGAGGTGATTTCAAGGTTGGAAGAGGAGGGAACGGCGTTTTTCTCGAAAAGCTCCTCCGAGAAGCGTCAAGCTGGCCCTGCAAATCCTTTTGGCTATGGCTGCAGAAATATTGGCCCCAATGGCGATATGGGTCACCTCGAGTATCTTCTCCTTCATACCAATCCTCTTTCCGTATCTGAGAGATCCCAAACCATAGCCAACGACCCTACCAAGTTCAG TTGCGCCGTAAATGATTATATAGAAGCAGCTAAAGGACTAACATGTGAGATTCTTGATCTTGTGGCGGAGGGTCTGTGGGTCCAAGACAAGTTCTTACTCAGCAACCTCATCAAAGACGTCCACAGTGACTCACTCCTCAGGATCAATCAGTACCCTCCCGTGAGCCTAAACGGCAACAAGAACAGGGACACCTCCAAACTTGAGCCACATCACCTCCacaaccaaaataataataataataataacaacaccACCAACAACATTGGTTTCGGAGAGCATTCTGACCCTCAGATCTTGACCATCATGCGATCCAACAACGTGGACGGCCTTCAGATTTCCACCCACGATGGCTTGTGGATCCCTGTCCCCCCTGACCCTAATCACTTCTTCGTTATGGTTGGTGATGCCCTCCAG gTTTTGACAAATGGAAGGTTTAGAAGCGTGAGACACAGAGTATTGACCAACGCGACCAAAGCCAGAATGTCGATGATGTACTTCGCAGCACCACCGCTGAATTGGTGGATCACTCCACTGCCCAAGATGGTGACACCGCACAATCCAACTCTCTATAAGCCCTTCACCTGGGCCCAATACAAACAAGCAGCATACTCTCTACGATTGGGAGACACTCGCCTTGATCTCTTCAAGATCCAACGACAACAAGATACCCATCTCGCTTCTGCTTCTCCCTGA